In a single window of the Bradysia coprophila strain Holo2 unplaced genomic scaffold, BU_Bcop_v1 contig_111, whole genome shotgun sequence genome:
- the LOC119073052 gene encoding uncharacterized protein LOC119073052, which translates to MWDKIEKTNDDIEESEVETAKGTREYLKKDYETAFAMLDKVALRIQRKLEKYEPIAAPLQPNPTGNAKPNIKLKAMDIPIFSGDYDKWISFRNMFDSLVHDKTYTDLEKIHYLKSCLEGDAERVISQYDIKAESYIPAYDALVDRFHNEAILIDTHIIKTLSQPKLHRESGDGLKEMMDVTSVNIQALKSLNIQIDTWDPILLLLLVQKLDDATRRLPTEIQIRNRDNDE; encoded by the exons ATGTGGGATAAGATTGAAAAAACCAATGATGATATTGAGGAAAGTGAGGTGGAAACGGCAAAAGGTACAagagaatatttgaaaaaagattacgAAACGGCTTTCGCGATGTTAGACAAGGTCGCTCTAAGAATACAAAGGAAATTGGAAAAGTATGAACCGATAGCAGCACCGTTACAACCGAATCCAACAGGCAACGCTAAACCGAATATCAAACTCAAGGCGATGGACATTCCGATTTTCTCAGGCGATTACGACAAGTGGATTTCCTTCCGAAATATGTTCGACTCTTTGGTGCACGACAAAACGTACACCGACTTGGAGAAAATTCACTATTTAAAGTCGTGTTTGGAAGGCGATGCGGAACGGGTCATTTCTCAGTACGATATCAAGGCCGAATCATACATACCGGCTTACGACGCATTGGTAGATCGTTTCCACAATGAAGCAATACTCATCGATACACACATAATCAAAACCTTGTCGCAACCAAAGCTACACAGAGAATCTGGTGATGGTTTGAAAGAAATGATGGATGTTACGTCGGTCAATATTCAAGCACTGAAAAGCTTGAATATTCAAATCGACACTTGGGATCCAATTTTGTTACTTTTGTTGGTGCAGAAATTGGACGACGCTACTAGACG GCTGCCAacagaaattcaaattcgCAATCGAGACAACGACGAGTAG